CACAGTAAAGCCGGCAACCACCAGTGCATCTTTTACCGTATGCAGCTCTACCGTTGCGGTATAGACCACCGCAAAGCCTTCTTCCAATCGGTAGTCCTCTGCCCCGCCCTCAATGCAGGCCTCTTCAAACGCCTCGGCCTTGCCTGCCGGTACCTGCGCGCGGATAACACCGCGCTGGGTAAACTGGTAAGCTACGCCACCACCCTCTGCAAGGCGCCCACCATTCTTAGCAAAGAGAGTGCGCACATCAGCGTTGGAACGGTTCCTATTGTCGGTAAGCACAGCCACAAGCATGGCCACATTGCCAGGGCCAAAACCCTCATAGAGCAACTCTTCTACCGCAGCGCCACCCAATTCTCCCGTACCGCGTTTAATGGCCCGCTCAACATTATCTTTTGGCATGTTGGCAGCACGGGCCTTATCCATGGCCAACCTAAGGCTAGGATTCAAAGAAGGGTCACCACCGTTGCGGGCGGCAATGGTAATGTTGTTGGCGAGTTTGGTAAAAATGTTGGCGCGCTTGGCATCCACCGCTGCTTTGCGATGCTTGATACCCGCCCATTTGCTGTGTCCGGACATGGGAATTCCTTTAAATCAGTTCTCTCGAACGGTACCGAAAACCAGAGGCTCAATCAAGCTGCAGGTGCAGGAGTAGGTGTTGGTGTGGGCTCTGGGGCTGTACCCGTACCTACCAAGTACTGAGCGGGCCAGGCTTTGTACACACTGATGAAGGTGCGCTTGTAGACGTCTTTCCCATCCTTGTTCACTACATACGTTACCGATGTCTTAGCGCCGTCATGCGCGCGCTCAATTTGCTTGGTCTGACCACGTAGAACAGTGTCTGATTCGCTGTAGATTGGATCACCCACTTTGTAGGTCTCAATAATCTGCGGTGGGGAAATGACGGAACTGCGCCCATCTTTAGTGCCAAACAAATCGAAGGTAATTTTAGTACCCACAATTTTGGACTGCACGTAAACAGCGGTGCCAAAGTCATTCTTCCACTTAAAGTCTGGGCTGGGATCGTAAATGGTGGCATCAAGGCCAGGCCCTACGCCTAATTCGTAGTAACTTACGCGGTATGCATGGTTCTGACGCTCCACAATAGGAAGTCCGGCGTTAAGCACCGACCTAAAGAGTGTGGTGGAAACTTGGCAAAGGCCACCCCCTGCCTCAGGGGTAGTACGGTTACCCTTAATAACCAGCTCAGGCAGGTATCCCGTGGACTCTTCAATGGGACCCAGAGTCTTAGTGGTAGAAAAGGTCTCGCCGGGCTTCACTAGCTTTCTATCCAAATCACGGGCACCTTTGGCGATGTTGAATTTACGATTGTTCGGGCTGCCCGCGTAATCAGTCGTTGCGGTCCCTACCAACTCCTGGATTCCCAAAGAAGCCAAGGTATCGGCACGCACGTCAGCCTTCTTTACCTCAACTTCGCCCACTACTTTGGCGGAAGTCGCTGTGGACTGAATGTAGGTGAGGACTGCTGCCAAGGTTTTTTCCTCGTGTACTGCCCGGCCGTCCACATCCCCCTCTACCACTGTCACTTTACCGTCCGCCCCCGTAGCGAGCCGTACGTTTGCCGCAGCACGGTTTACGGTAGCCGCCCACTCGGTAAGTTTGCTACCGGCCTTTGAAGTGAGCACCAGCTGGAGACCGGTGGCCTGCTTGGCGGTATCCCTCGCCACCTCAGCAGTCAGCCATTCCGCCAATGTTGCTTGGTCCACCGCAAAGGCCTTGTCGGCCAAGGTCAGCTGCAGGGGTTTGGCCAAGATTTCTTCCGCCCGGAGCCTGGCGGGCTCCGCCATCTCCGTAGTCACTTCTGGCTGGGAAGGCTCCAAGTGCAGGGTAATGTCATTGGTATTTTTTTCAAAAGCTGTGGCAATGTCATCCTCAAAACCAGCCTGGTCCAGCCGCTCTCCCGCTTTTCCTGGTACAACTTTTACCTCAAGCGGCGTAATGGAAAGGGTGGTCTCCTCAAAAGCAGTCTCAATGGACCCTAGGACTTTTTCCTTTAACACTTCCTGGCCCTTCACCCCAAGGGCTGTCATGCTCACGTCGGCATACCGGGGTGTAACAGGCGCGCTGAAAAGGAGCGCCAGCTGGCCCCATGCGCTTCCCTGCTTCTCTTCCTTCCAAAGCTCATCGAGTTGGGAGGCGTACGTAATGGAAGTTTCCAACTCGGCGGGAGCAATATCCCAAGACTTTTCGTTGTGCGTAATATGAAGCGGCTTTTCTAAGAAAGAATGTTGCTTGGCCTTAAGAAGCTCTTCGGCCTCCGCGCGGGTCCGCCCACCAATGGACACGCCACCCAAATGAGTGCGTGGCAAGTAGCGGTCGTTATACACAAACGCATACACCGTCCCCAGGACACCCAATGACAAGAAAAACCCCATCATTCCAATGAAAAGGGGCCGCGAGCGAATGCTCCACTTTGTGTGGGAACCAACCGCCTTGTCAGGCTGCTGTTCCTTCTTCGATTTTTGCTTGGTTTGTTTCTG
The sequence above is drawn from the Verrucomicrobiia bacterium genome and encodes:
- a CDS encoding YebC/PmpR family DNA-binding transcriptional regulator — translated: MSGHSKWAGIKHRKAAVDAKRANIFTKLANNITIAARNGGDPSLNPSLRLAMDKARAANMPKDNVERAIKRGTGELGGAAVEELLYEGFGPGNVAMLVAVLTDNRNRSNADVRTLFAKNGGRLAEGGGVAYQFTQRGVIRAQVPAGKAEAFEEACIEGGAEDYRLEEGFAVVYTATVELHTVKDALVVAGFTVDTAEIEYVANTPVEVGDEDMEKVIHLIDLLEEYDDVTSVYTNLPE
- a CDS encoding VanW family protein, which gives rise to MSPQKQTKQKSKKEQQPDKAVGSHTKWSIRSRPLFIGMMGFFLSLGVLGTVYAFVYNDRYLPRTHLGGVSIGGRTRAEAEELLKAKQHSFLEKPLHITHNEKSWDIAPAELETSITYASQLDELWKEEKQGSAWGQLALLFSAPVTPRYADVSMTALGVKGQEVLKEKVLGSIETAFEETTLSITPLEVKVVPGKAGERLDQAGFEDDIATAFEKNTNDITLHLEPSQPEVTTEMAEPARLRAEEILAKPLQLTLADKAFAVDQATLAEWLTAEVARDTAKQATGLQLVLTSKAGSKLTEWAATVNRAAANVRLATGADGKVTVVEGDVDGRAVHEEKTLAAVLTYIQSTATSAKVVGEVEVKKADVRADTLASLGIQELVGTATTDYAGSPNNRKFNIAKGARDLDRKLVKPGETFSTTKTLGPIEESTGYLPELVIKGNRTTPEAGGGLCQVSTTLFRSVLNAGLPIVERQNHAYRVSYYELGVGPGLDATIYDPSPDFKWKNDFGTAVYVQSKIVGTKITFDLFGTKDGRSSVISPPQIIETYKVGDPIYSESDTVLRGQTKQIERAHDGAKTSVTYVVNKDGKDVYKRTFISVYKAWPAQYLVGTGTAPEPTPTPTPAPAA